NNNNNNNNNNNNNNNNNNNNNNNNNNNNNNNNNNNNNNNNNNNNNNNNNNNNNNNNNNNNNNNNNNNNNNNNNNNNNNNNNNNNNNNNNNNNNNNNNNNNNNNNNNNNNNNNNNNNNNNNNNNNNNNNNNNNNNNNNAAAGCGTTTCATTTGTGATGGGAGTAGGTGTGTCGAATTAACGTCCCCACCATAacactcttttaatttcatttttgttttcttattttgatatttacaatcttgttaaaaaaatttgttttgtcattttggatatcattttaaatttgataAGGAAGGGGTTTTTTTGTACTCATTTTAATTATTGTGTTTCTTATTTGTACTTTTCCGAAGCTGTGATAACTCGATCCATTGACTTAGTTTTAGTATTGACTTTGTTTAATGTGACTCTttacacattttattttgtttattttgagtACAGTTTATATGCacatttaaatgattttttaactcgggaaaaaacttatattttaatGGTAGGTTTTCTgcaaaatatcttcaaaaatattaatatgtaattttgcttttttttttttttttttaaaaNNNNNNNNNNNNNNNNNNNNNNNNNNNNNNNNNNNNNNNNNNNNNNNNNNNNNNNNNNNNNNNNNNNNNNNNNNNNNNNNNNNNNNNNNNNNNNNNNNNNNNNNNNNNNNNNNNNNNNNNNNNNNNNNNNNNNNNNNNNNNNNNNNNNNNNNNNNNNNNNNNNNNNNNNNNNNNNNNNNNNNNNNNNNNNNNNNNNNNNNNNNNNNNNNNNNNNNNNNNNNNNNNNNNNNNNNNNNNNNNNNNNNNNNNNNNNNNNNNNNNNNNNNNNNNNNNNNNNNNNNNNNNNNNNNNNNNNNNNNNNNNNNNNNNNNNNNNNNNNNNNNNNNNNNNNNNNNNNNNNNNNNNNNNNNNNNNNNNNNNNNNNNNNNNNNNNNNNNNNNNNNNNNNNNNNNNNNNNNNNNNNNNNNNNNNNNNNNNNNNNNNNNNNNNNNNNNNNNNNNNNNNNNNNNNNNNNNNNNNNNNAACCTGCAGGCCAATCTCGTGTATTCAAAAGTAGTATatatgcaatatttttttttatcaccaccgtcaattttgtaaaattctGATAATTTGACTCATTCATGACAAAGAATCAGATTTCATACTTggatcttttttaaaaaaaaatgtatcaatgtatataaccataaaattcttcaaaattatatacatatatgacgAAATTTTGAGTCAGtcacactgtttttttttaaggtagATGGTAATTTAATTGTAAATAAGAGCAATTTGAgggttattttcttttcttttctccttttgcaGACATCCCTTTTTGATTAAATGCTATAGGTATTAGGTGCAAGCAATCATTAGGTGAAAACTGAGAAATTAGAAGtaagaagtaaataaatatttaaagcATGCATATATAGCAAAGTTTGATTCGTAAAAGTTCATAATTAGTAATGTCTTGATAGATAGAAATGTACATgtttagttgattttgtaattGTGAAAGATAATTATTGCGTGGATAGATTGCAAACTATAATACTCACGCGATTATAAGATTCTCAATAGGAGCCGCGCGAGTGACGCAACACGCCGTTTGCATGACAAAAGCAAATGTCATTTATATCCTAAGTTCATGAAACTATAATTATAAGCATAGATTATATTATATTGGACTTTAATGACTTATAAtcagtttacaaaaaaaacttagagttaagtgtttatgatttttttaatttttcttttatgttttaatattcaAGGAGTATATTGTTATCTAATTATGTCATTCTTGTCAAACCAAGCATGGAACCATAAgctaataattaaaatatgaattcaTCATCAAACTCCATTCTTTGAATTAAACGCGTTATATTAATCGAAATGAGAAAATGTAATAGTCATAATCAGTGTCGAAATAAAAGAACAATAGAAACCAACAACCCGAAAGGAGTGCATGGTCGCAATGATATGGGTGGAACAGAAGAAATGGTGGGTCGTTGTTTAGGCAAGGCAGGCGCCTTCattaaaacatttgcatgtgcATGTAAGTTTCCTCCATCGTAGTAGCCTACGCCTAGCAAGCGAAAGTCACctatttatatacttatttattaACAAAGGTTGATTATAATTTcgttgttttatatattttgttcttgtGTTAATTTTGTCGTCGGGGGAATGACTCAAAACACTGAAGAGTTAACTTGTCGTTTCCTCTTTTTAATTGACTTTGAGTTTGATTTCggtttataatttgtaaactgttttgttttctacGATAAAGGGTCCAAATGAAAGCAAGAGGAAAGGAGCTTCAAAGTGGACGGActgtattatataatatagatgTACATTTATTTGAAAATGCAGGTGGATTTGGGTCAATGTGAAAGGGAAACTTATGTCAAATATCCGATTTTTGGGTTGGTCAATTTATCcggtttactctctctctctttctagcttaacttttttttagattttgctaTATATCTCTAACTCTTTTAGTGTTGATGAGAGATTAATCGACgcttcttcagtttttttttttggaataacaaACCGATCATCAAACAAAGATGGATACACGGACATAGAGTTAAAATGTATGTAGAGTCCACGAATGATTATGGTCGTACGTTTTCTATTCTCCTCCTTGGAACTCGTTAAGGAATAAACCATCATCTCCAGTCTCCACTACCCATTTTCTTACCAATAAAGGTGACTGAACATTTCTTCTGGTCCGTTGCTTTGCCACTCCCGATCACATGCCAAATTTGCAATGGAGAAAACCAGTATATAGAGTTCAAATACAATGACAATGCATGATTTCGAACCCAATACCTTAATTAGACCTTAGTTGATGATGGGGCAGGTGTCTACAAAAAATAATGTTTCATTAATCTACatgaaaattaaaaaccttaaaTGTCAATTAATTCAAAATAGACGAGAGAGTATGTTCCATGCATGAAAATTGGGATATTTTGCTTTCATGTCCTTACACTGACTGTTGAGAACAAATGTGTGGGAGCGTTTGATGAGAGAGCTGTTGTCATTACGATTCAACTAATTTTCATATATGCACTTTCCTATTTCTAGTATTCATAGTTTGTGAGAAACcagagaaaacaaattaaaaattactatATGACTAATGTCTTTATGTGTCTTCGTTAGaatgaattaattaatgattcaaaggagtttttttttttttttttttttaatttcaaaaaggatattttatttgtattaaaatGTATCGTTTTTAAACGAATATTTTTTCAGTAAACTATTTATAGATATACCCTTAACTAGAGTTAATTACATACGTACCTAGCTACGTTATGTTTGTGGATTTTACAATCTTTTAAAGCTACAATTAATATGTAAGTCCTATGGGGCTATGGTGAATTCTATCATAGGCTTTTCagaacaaatattttttctagtGCTAAGTTTGAAAAAAGCTGGAGTCGATATTTATctttggttttaatgttaaaGGCCTTTGAATGAACATATTGGTTTATGTATagctttcattattattattttttaatatttaagaagGTGGtaagtacaatatatatacgtaAAACATTTATTATAGAACATGGCGGGCCGATATAATTAAATACGCTATTTATCAGACTGATCTAATCAGAATGGTTTTCATATAGACACCAACCACACGTAAGtaaattatgaatatattatttacatgaATGCATCTTTCTCCTTGTGCCTGATCTAGCCACAATTGTCTTTCACGaataatattgatattgttaatGGTTTTTATCGTATTCTTTACcaggacaaaaaaaataaacatggaAACTTTGTTTCATATCTAAGGATTCCTACATGgaactatatacatatatgtagaAAACGTCAAGAAAGAATATTTGTAATCGGCAAAAGACAATATCTCTAGGGAACACATATACAGAATTAAAGTTGTTAAGCGAATATTTGGTcgaaaatattgttattttagtGGATTTTGTAGCATGTCATCATTTACATTAAGAAAggactaatatatatatatatatatatatatttaaaaatggaGAAAAGGGAATGACTAAAATTAGgccaccaaacaaacaaagagaaatgGAGAAAAGAGGGGTAACAACAACCATAGTCGCGAGGATCCATCGGACACCACTCGTCTCACCAAAccctctcttttcttcttgatcAGACTTATTCATTAGGTCCCACTTTCACATTTTCACCAAACCCCTTTCCTCTTTGCTGTCCAAATCATACTCAACTTACAACACCCCAAACCTAATCAATATGTACACGTCATATATCGAGTTAtatcaatacatatatattactaattaagGAAGTTTGGAAAAGAAGATGGATCCAGTTCAATCATTTGAGTTTCATGTATTACTCATATTATCAAAACATGTGGTGAttatcacaccaaaaaaaaaaaaaacatgtggtGATTAAGTATTTTTTTGCTATGTCGGTCGAGTATATTTATCAACTGAAAGAAATGGTCTGGAATGACTTTTCTTTTTCGAGTTAACTTTTCATGATGGATCTCCAAATTATTATCGTCCATAAACTTGTACACCCATCGAAGAGTGGAATGAAAAGCTTTAAACTTGTTGAAAGTTTATAGGATTGGACATAtctaaataaattagaattgatTGACGCCCTAGAGATTTTTCTTAGTTTAATATATGTAGTAGGTGGTAGATGAGAATGAGACGTACGTAAAATTTCAATAGACTACTAGTCGTAATGGTAtctatgatcatatatatttggtttaagaaaacaaactagTTAACTTTAAAGTTGTGCATTTATCGATACACTCCTTGCAATAAAATGGATACTAGTTGTCGTCTTTTGTAGTATTCTATCCACCCTGCTCCCCCACATGCTGTCGCAATTTTgaacattaattattaaatattcgTTTAAGAACCTAAGATAGCAGTCGACGCGACCTTTCTATTTCGTTCGTCAGAACTCAGAGGTTGTACCGTTGTAGAGTTCTTAGTTTATTGGGCTTAATTAGTTTAGTTATTCTTTTACTCGATGGGCTATCTTTTAGATGGGTTTGTTAAAAAGACAACACACCATTTTCTAATTGCCTTGCTTCGAAAACCAAGTTTGATTTCTACTCTGATCACATGATTCTTAAAATTTCATCATAGGTCGCTAATCTAACTCAGGGCAACAggcaaaaaacaaagagaggtATTGTCATTTGTCAATCATGCAAGTTATTCggaaaaacaaaatccacaaGATCATTTACAATGTAATCATGGGCCCTAGTTAAACCCATAAAGAGTTTTTAAGAAAGccttaaaaatttaatttttcataaaccGAAAAATCACAAAGATAAAAAAGCTTACAGAACAAATATGTTACATAATTTATCTAAAGTAAAAGTATGCTtcagttataaattttatgttgccAATGTATATTCATTTGACGTTCATGAATATCATTTGTCACTTTATTATGATTACTAGATTAagagttataaaatttatattctatGACTAtctcaaaagacaaaaagatttGCTGTTAAATTAGAGAGTTCATGTTGACAAATATTGGCAACGGCCTGGAACTAGAAATGGCCAGGGAGGGAATCACTACGTCTCCACTGGGATCGTTCTTTTGAGATGCATCACTTTAGATTAGAatgaggcaaaaaaaaaaaaagtcagataagagaaaaaaagataataatgaCTAATGAGAATATTATCTTTATGAATACAAAAAGTTGGAGTCTGCTAAAGTCGATACACAAGGAGGCGATAAAGGAATTCGTCATTTGTCCACATTCCATAAAGACCCATTTAGTCATCTTCCCATACAGATCATTCCTATTTATGCTGGACTTGTCTTTAAAGTCTTTACTAGATTATATAATCAATTTGAGGTAagtaatttaacaaaaattacaagagaacaacaacaaactaattttaaaatttaagaactaAAATGCTTAAACGAATTAaagtttcttttactttatataCCAAAATggaaattagaaatttagaatccATTacaaacatgatatatatatatattatatatatatctatgtgaAGAAAAGGTGTAATTGGTAGGAATGTAATGTTCGATCACGCTGTAAAGAAGACTAGAGAAGACTCTTGTCATATTGTTTTGTCTCGtgacaaaatatacatattaatacaGATCCAAAGGAGAAAATACAATAAActttaaggaaaataaaataaaataagcatATTGATGATAACTAGGATacgaaactaaacaaaaaagaagatgatattggaaaaggcaaagaagaagaataatccATTTTAATAAAGCAATAGAAGAGATTGATTCAAAAGCTCATTAGCCGATGCCATAGATGTTTTTAGGAAGACGATAAAACAGTAAAACAACACTCAGATCTCTAGTTTTTGTCTACTCTCCCAAAACCCGATAATGTTTTCTTCTCAACGTTTTGACCGTTTCTTATCTTTGCCATAGTACAATTTAAGCTTTGGTTATTAAAACACTAATTACTAATAAATTAGGATGAACAGAAATGTTGTGGAGACCGAAGAAAATATGTGTACCAATAaattttcactaacactatCGGATCAATCAAACTGTTTGTCATTAAACATTTGAAAATGATATTTAGCGGAACTCttgatcttaatttttttgatcttATCTCTAAACCTTTaataactctatatatataaatttaacaacTCTGGCTAGACTATATCCATGCAACTTGAAACATAGAGTTATCTTATTTAAAGGTTAAAGCTAATCTTTTTACAACTTTTATCCtccaatttattttgttaacgCAATTTGAATTACCAATTTCCCACTATAATTATGATAAGATGTACACTTTCTTTTTTGGGTACAATATCGCtaacgtttttttcttcttgacaACAAATTACAAGTATCTTACTCTAATTATATTCAACATATCAACAAATAGTAACATGTGTAGATGCACACTAAAAACATAGACATAGCGTACGTTGGGGGATTTATTTTGGGAATTCTGTCACATGTGTACAActcgatttatttatttaacgaTTTTTTTCCCCGGGTATATATTTATGTGACATTTAATGAGTTGGAACTTCCTTTTTTTCGTTGGATTCATTATGTTTGTTTCATAGGGTACACGTTATTGCCTAAATGTAAATATAACATtgatgttaaaaaataaataaaatattaataaatatttatctgTTCTATTGGCAAAATAAAACCAAGTAAGGTATATATCCGAATAACACTGAACTGAATCTCGAATATAATAATTTAGGGATGAAAAACAGAATCTCGAATATAGTTAAGATATTACCAGATTTATGTTTAGCATATACTAATATCTTAGAACTAGATCATTTAAGAACGTTATCGTGATcatcaattttcaaatttcctccttgatttcattattttttaagtatttttcttttcaataacaataacaataagataactttttttcgtttaacttaatattttaaatgatttgtgttAAATTTACAAATGTTATTCAaacttgaattttaaaaaatcaattaaaatctattattattgaattgatgatttaaaattttacttaaaaatcTATTGTTATACAAAATAGTTtatagatttagattttaatgacattttaggAATTCTGGAGAATTTGAGaggttttgtttagtttaaaatactgaaatccaaatctcatgattttaaataagatttaaaagaattttacaataaatcatattgATTTCTctaaaatctattaaattttctaaatatcataaaaattttcaaaatcatggtttcaataaaCACTTTCAGTcactttaaaaattatattaatttttcataaaagatAAACATGCGGATgtaacaataaataattaaatattctcaagaaacagaagagaatgtcattgaatttaaacctgaaaatatcattattaaCTAAAATGGCACCGTTTAGCTGGAGACTGCGGGGGTGTGAGAATCCACTACGACAACGCTAAAGGTGGACCACAAATGATCTGGACCATTAAATTAAACGTGAAAAGCCATACGAACGGTTTAGATGTAAGTAGTAGAGTCTAGGActtgtttaataatatatggACCCAACAATTGCAACTTTACCACTTACCTCCACTGGCTTTGGGAAGCTCTTCTCtctgctctcttctctcttctctcacatCAGGCAAAAAAGCAAACACTTAACGAGGAAGAAACACACTCATTTCTCTCTCACGTTCCCCtaaattttataacttttttttgggtttctggTTTTGTGGTTAAAACCATTTTCTCTCCTTAAATCTCTCTGTTGGAGAAAGTAATTATGTTTTAGGTTCGACTACTCTGTTTCTGggaattttcatttcttttttttctttctttctgggatcacattttgctttttttcttttttttttttcttttggttcttttattttgtaacgCCATTTATGTGTTGAAACTGTTACCAAGTGTTGGGTCTCTGAGTAGGAGATGGTGAGAATCTCGCTGCTTTTGTTGTGTCTACTGGTTTCTACTTGTCTTTTCCATACTTCATCAGCACAAGCTCCAGGTAAATTCACTGTTTCTcggtacttttttttgttggttgtttcCTTTCTTGAATTAGGATTCTAGTTTTATGTGATAGTAACAAGGGTTTTGAAAAGTTTCGCCTTTTGTTAACAAATCTCAAGAGCTCTGCTGTTTTGAGATTTGTGTGTTTAGTTGGACTGTAGTAGGCAAAAAAGGTTGAGTCTTTGTGGTATTTGAATTGAATTCtataacaaaaatcaaattttttgtttttggggtaaGGGCAGGTTTTGTAAGCTTGGATTGTGGAGGTGCAGAGCCATTTACTGATGAGCTTGGACTTAAATGGTCACCTGATAATCATCTTATATACGGGGAAACCGCTAAGATATCGTCCCTTAACGAAACAAGAGCTCAGTACACGACTTTGAGGCATTTCCCTGCTGATTCAAGAAAGTATTGCTACACACTCAATGTCACTAGTAGGAATCGTTATCTCCTTAGAGCTACTTTCTTGTATGGTGATTTCGACAACAGCAGCAATGTGTATCCCAAATTCGATATCTCCCTAGGGGCGACTCATTGGGCGACCATTGCTATCTCTGAAACCTATACAATCGAGACAGCAGAACTGGTGTTTCTGGCTTCTACTCCTAGTGTCAGCGTTTGTTTGTCCAATGCCACTACTGGGAAGCCGTTTATATCTACCCTTGAGCTTAGGCAGTTGAATGGTCCAATGTATAGCACCAACTTTGAAGACCGGTTTTACCTGAGTGTTGCAGCTCGGATTAATTTTGGTGCTGAAAGTGAAGCTTCTGTGAGGTCAGTATATAGAGTTCATGTTCTGTTAGTTGTGTCAACAACGTTGTGATTTTATCAGGATGAGTTACGAAAACACTAAGTT
The sequence above is drawn from the Camelina sativa cultivar DH55 chromosome 4, Cs, whole genome shotgun sequence genome and encodes:
- the LOC104784235 gene encoding probable LRR receptor-like serine/threonine-protein kinase At1g67720, with translation MVRISLLLLCLLVSTCLFHTSSAQAPGFVSLDCGGAEPFTDELGLKWSPDNHLIYGETAKISSLNETRAQYTTLRHFPADSRKYCYTLNVTSRNRYLLRATFLYGDFDNSSNVYPKFDISLGATHWATIAISETYTIETAELVFLASTPSVSVCLSNATTGKPFISTLELRQLNGPMYSTNFEDRFYLSVAARINFGAESEASVRYPDDPYDRIWESDLLKKPNYLVDVAAGTVRVSTTLPIESSVHEKPPQKVMQTAVVGTNGSLTYRINLEGFPGSGWAFTYFSEIEDLADDESRKFRLVLPNQPDISKSIVNIKENALGPHRVYEPGYPNITLPYVL